One genomic window of Candidatus Nitrospira inopinata includes the following:
- a CDS encoding alpha/beta hydrolase: MNGLSFRLHWMLPALFPLALTACSSAAFTVANLPTYFEEITVVRDQMYGPDPSHLLDIYTSAHASNQLREVIVFFYGGRWTEGTKNDYRFIGATLVSRGYIVVIPDYRKYPDVRFPTFVEDGAKALAWVHDHIAEWQGDPQRIHVVGHSAGAHIGALLAADAHYLADAGKDRSIIRDVVGLAGPYSFTPSDPDLQDLFGPPANYPNMQVTTFIDGAQPPMLLLHGEADTRVKPYNLEKLRQRITEQGGCVRAIVYPDVGHSGILAALSWLNPSSAPVVEDIVRFFHSCES, from the coding sequence ATGAACGGCCTCTCTTTCCGGCTGCACTGGATGCTGCCCGCACTTTTTCCGCTCGCCCTCACGGCCTGTTCGTCGGCGGCATTCACCGTCGCCAATCTCCCCACGTACTTTGAAGAGATCACGGTCGTGCGGGACCAGATGTACGGACCGGACCCATCGCATCTGCTGGACATCTACACGTCGGCTCATGCGTCGAATCAGCTTCGGGAAGTGATCGTCTTTTTCTACGGAGGCCGTTGGACGGAAGGGACCAAGAATGATTACCGGTTCATTGGCGCAACCTTGGTCAGTCGCGGCTATATCGTCGTCATCCCCGACTACCGAAAGTATCCGGATGTCCGCTTTCCGACGTTCGTCGAAGACGGAGCCAAGGCGCTCGCGTGGGTTCATGACCATATCGCCGAATGGCAAGGCGATCCTCAACGCATCCACGTCGTGGGGCATTCGGCCGGAGCTCACATCGGCGCGCTGCTTGCCGCCGATGCTCATTATTTAGCCGACGCGGGAAAAGATCGATCCATCATCCGTGATGTCGTCGGGCTGGCCGGCCCCTACTCGTTCACCCCAAGCGATCCCGACTTGCAAGACCTGTTCGGCCCTCCGGCCAATTACCCGAACATGCAGGTGACCACGTTCATCGACGGCGCCCAGCCGCCGATGCTGTTACTGCACGGCGAGGCCGATACGAGGGTGAAGCCGTACAATCTGGAAAAGCTCCGACAACGCATCACCGAACAGGGCGGTTGCGTGCGGGCGATCGTCTATCCGGACGTCGGACACAGCGGCATCCTCGCCGCCTTGTCTTGGCTCAACCCCAGTTCGGCACCCGTCGTCGAGGATATCGTGCGGTTCTTTCACTCCTGCGAATCGTGA
- a CDS encoding CHAT domain-containing protein, which translates to MNPAAKRIWLWALLTPALAASPIQAAGGDGNPERLTSHPALEYAGSPSADGRFLAFVSEQNGNADIWLKSLTAGISSLPRPLTTHPGKDTAPALNENGSSLLYVSYRSDPRGDIYLLDVPTGKETRLTDERHGDLAPAWGGDKAIYFLREQENSGDRSLVRLSLRTGAIEPIIERVTSYAVGPNGTIVHSDGRRLWVRLPSSSSAPRPLTSGDVVDTSPAFVDDTTVVFTRYQDDTNGDGVIDADDESSIYLASWDKATGARTSLYRLTPGQEFHAYPAASGSYVYYSDLKRKDIYRLNLKEFFAIYADLARARESAAILLDRGETETALLILTNISANLALQLPAAERASFDLALVELLRDARRYGAAKGLLARSATAEPNVSGNHIGPIARVTLSVVRIEERAALMSPRELTRAVEETSKELSALARQSGQDDTLRGTVFLEIGRLRLLTEDPLSALDALTQVDSVANDELRARALFTRASLYRRLGERDKLLHVLLDVIASFGDRSFWGRRAAAQAVAIADDQEDFRKAIASLTTLAEAHRTLPYLAASALLRAADRAYEQGEVLRAVELLDRVIREFPEQTAPVADAYRKKGMILTSAQRFDEAAHAYEALVNLTGHSQEELERAKTLMVLQLVRSALRKRELGEVRIAAKDLRQLVETYPDSVEAHRGYIETKVMLKEWDEVRQFYESLVKQAPDNPTSRYGLGLVLSYAPQPNFNLVIKTIQEAIRLNPKISYFHQTLGWAHEQTERLGTRHALEQAEAEYRLALELNDGFLFPEVENNLLLNLGNIYMKLGNFTEAYRHYARRKGGGVADRDRMRELLYHKNYGEACFKTGRTEESTVQYERALALVPDDQPQLRAELLERRGLSQQEAGLHAQAVESFSEALAINNRLGLTDNLARLSRNVGVNLYNLGATVSDGSRVPLKRALKSLLESLETVDRFGVTQKVAGPGLIQIQVGLGGNAGGAAAGFDRRGEEKLLFSFIARAYEDLSEPQPAKEYYEKKLALIQPAGDSPQAVAARAEEAVVLNRLAVLSHALGQTDESIRYLERSLARTRELGLDYGTTVNLYNLSRLAAERRMAGEAITPNLIDILTEGVQALLRDSQPDRLTLLLLSNVAFVLAAMDEGTVPAGQPLELVAQTIHHVARARQDAVTFLKRALDLIEQHKVLSGEEADRLKLILALNLWDLATQAGHAPTVEKLDGLITALAAQRPSPFAWLPLFLKAERTADLNQRTALLTEAAGTLLRDPSHLFSTGGPDTLPLLDGLASLTTEALINGGRIETAFELGEQLAMRKTAMLLAKRFGVDFLLSHIGDYETEFRTIVEQMQAAASEGQTQELNRLNEQFRELTFALYEDYPWAVSYLHEYEPAPHVLSDVLRPDTPYLKVTPGAHGLHVLLHSGETVRHVHLPRSSNQPPSFDAVVSLLEKASAIYLSLPTHLRNVILPWLPKHATLVEVASVYDVVNAYRLRTLFASRVAIAGDVPFTMKEREPDNTFVRLTGDRTHDRPLLENRHIVVTTGPYHDNGFVIGSDRGVRELVPITTLAGRHRHTAILMNHRVDPDTMRLILAPALIRAGFPHILATSGMAAGDRSVAADKWTPDHTQAFVISYLQSVQSQRVDRAAAAAPREVTNQKATHPSFRLYGYIGMTQEEKASFAESEYQRAVSDAVTAYQAKQMEIALRRAEDALSILPLTKAGHDFPKLTELAVEAAFKIGNYRAAVTHQSRLVEQLTTTGDQGTLAEARYRLGILYSRLEEFQPALVHLEAAINEWRTRDELDRLAEGVATLGVVKENMGAYPEALDAFGQSFELYQELGEPLDVAAQHRRIGRIHYLRLGRYERARHHFAAALEQYRKQGARRLEAETLYEIGLTYDKIGLYEEADRQYLEGRAIGTELQDSALLATGSLYLANTAWYRGQYQAAFDHLEAATKEAERAQDPRLPIMIANTRALLYWTLHDLDKALVYAEQAVSLAERAEIKEEIASSHNNLGLMLRERGKLDMALDHFERARQIDEQQQSRWGLGYDHRNIGIALMKLGRLADARAHFESAERHSAAINNIDNWVKALLELGNVHRETQDYDTALDYYRRAYDLSKRYHMKDVLWRAAAGQGSVFRLSGKKTEAVEPYREAVEIVESMRATLTVEEFRNSFQTKTQDLYRDLVILLIELGRTDESFNYLERSRSRSFIDLLANQKLNFKTQADQHLLDLVVDLQTKLDALSKEQASFEQPPVDLVTRVRQAKTAYEEALVRLKRASPELSTFVAVDPLTIEQAQKLLEPGVGLLSYKVTDDHVYLWLITASGTRFYRTPTAAGEIDRLVRTYRARVQKMESVSEELSRLSHLLIEPAAQDSEGLRYLGIIPDGPLHFLSFAALPLNTGSLIDAYPIFYSPSASVLKFTFAKRKDTKHAKILAIGNPDLGNYNYQLPMAELEARSIRWEFPNLDILTGATATKEWLITNVSRYGVIHLATHGEFDDVNPLLSSLWLASPNPNNRRLTVREVFGLTLNADLVTLSACQTGLGRLEAGELIGLNRAFMYAGTHTLVSALWRVDDLATSLLMKHFYRNYARLDKAMSLRQAQLLIKKDFPHPAYWSGLVLVGDYR; encoded by the coding sequence ATGAATCCGGCGGCGAAACGGATTTGGCTCTGGGCCTTGCTGACACCGGCGTTGGCGGCAAGCCCAATCCAAGCAGCCGGTGGGGACGGCAATCCCGAACGGCTGACGAGCCATCCGGCACTGGAGTACGCCGGCTCGCCTTCGGCTGACGGCCGTTTTCTTGCCTTTGTCTCGGAACAGAACGGCAACGCCGACATCTGGCTCAAATCCTTGACCGCCGGGATCTCCTCACTGCCCCGCCCCTTGACGACCCATCCGGGGAAAGATACGGCCCCGGCCTTGAACGAGAACGGCTCTTCACTCCTGTACGTGTCCTATCGATCGGACCCCCGCGGGGACATTTATCTGTTGGATGTCCCGACCGGCAAAGAGACCAGGTTAACCGATGAGCGACATGGCGATTTGGCTCCGGCGTGGGGTGGAGACAAGGCCATTTATTTCTTGCGGGAACAGGAGAACTCCGGCGACCGAAGTCTCGTCCGCCTCTCACTCAGAACCGGGGCCATCGAACCGATCATTGAACGGGTGACATCCTACGCCGTGGGGCCGAATGGCACCATCGTTCATTCAGACGGCCGCCGATTATGGGTTCGCCTTCCTTCCTCATCGTCCGCTCCGCGCCCCCTCACGAGCGGCGACGTCGTGGACACGTCACCGGCGTTTGTGGACGACACCACGGTCGTGTTCACCCGCTATCAAGATGACACGAACGGCGATGGGGTCATTGACGCGGACGATGAATCGTCCATTTATCTTGCAAGCTGGGATAAGGCGACTGGAGCACGAACCAGCCTCTACCGCCTCACCCCGGGGCAGGAGTTTCATGCCTATCCGGCCGCGAGCGGCTCGTATGTGTATTATTCGGACTTGAAGAGAAAAGACATCTATCGGTTGAACCTGAAGGAGTTTTTCGCGATCTATGCCGATCTGGCGCGCGCTCGCGAATCCGCCGCGATCCTGCTGGATCGGGGCGAGACCGAAACGGCCCTGCTCATCCTCACTAACATCTCCGCCAATCTCGCTTTGCAACTGCCGGCGGCGGAACGGGCCTCGTTCGACTTGGCACTGGTGGAGCTGTTGCGCGACGCGCGACGGTACGGAGCCGCCAAGGGTCTCCTGGCCCGCTCTGCGACGGCCGAGCCGAACGTCAGCGGGAACCACATTGGACCGATCGCCCGGGTGACATTGTCGGTCGTCCGCATCGAAGAACGGGCCGCTCTTATGAGCCCGCGCGAACTCACACGGGCTGTCGAGGAGACGAGCAAGGAGCTGTCGGCCCTCGCGCGGCAGAGCGGACAGGATGACACCCTTCGAGGAACCGTTTTTCTGGAAATCGGCCGCCTCCGTTTGTTGACCGAAGACCCGCTAAGCGCACTCGACGCCCTGACCCAAGTCGACAGCGTCGCCAATGACGAACTGCGGGCACGGGCCCTCTTCACCAGGGCCTCCCTGTACCGCCGCCTCGGAGAGCGGGACAAACTCCTGCACGTCCTTCTTGACGTCATCGCTTCATTCGGCGACCGAAGCTTTTGGGGCCGGAGGGCTGCGGCTCAAGCCGTGGCGATTGCCGACGACCAGGAAGACTTCCGAAAAGCCATCGCATCCCTCACGACATTGGCCGAGGCCCATCGAACCCTTCCCTACCTGGCTGCCTCCGCCCTCCTACGCGCGGCGGACCGTGCCTACGAACAGGGCGAAGTGCTGAGGGCTGTCGAACTGTTGGACCGGGTGATTCGGGAATTCCCTGAACAGACCGCCCCGGTCGCCGACGCCTATCGGAAGAAGGGCATGATCCTCACCTCCGCCCAGCGGTTTGATGAGGCAGCCCATGCTTATGAAGCGCTGGTGAACTTGACCGGTCACAGTCAGGAGGAGCTGGAACGGGCGAAAACCCTGATGGTGCTTCAGTTGGTGCGGAGCGCACTTCGAAAACGGGAACTCGGGGAGGTCCGGATCGCCGCGAAGGACCTGCGGCAACTCGTCGAAACCTATCCCGATTCGGTCGAGGCCCATCGCGGCTACATCGAGACGAAAGTCATGCTCAAGGAATGGGACGAGGTGCGACAGTTCTACGAGAGCCTCGTCAAACAGGCCCCCGACAACCCGACCTCTCGCTATGGACTCGGTCTGGTCCTGTCCTACGCCCCTCAGCCTAATTTCAATCTGGTCATCAAGACGATCCAGGAAGCGATCCGGCTCAATCCCAAGATCTCTTACTTCCATCAAACGTTGGGCTGGGCCCATGAACAGACCGAACGGCTGGGCACACGCCATGCGCTCGAACAGGCGGAAGCGGAATATCGCCTCGCTCTGGAGCTGAACGACGGCTTTCTCTTTCCCGAGGTCGAGAACAATCTGCTGTTGAATCTCGGCAACATCTACATGAAGCTCGGCAATTTCACGGAGGCCTATCGCCATTACGCGCGCCGCAAGGGCGGAGGCGTCGCCGATCGGGATCGCATGCGCGAACTGCTCTATCACAAGAATTACGGCGAGGCCTGTTTCAAAACGGGGCGGACGGAGGAATCCACTGTCCAGTACGAACGGGCTCTGGCGCTCGTGCCCGATGATCAGCCTCAGCTTCGCGCCGAGCTGTTGGAACGACGGGGGCTGTCGCAACAAGAGGCCGGTTTGCACGCGCAAGCCGTCGAGTCCTTTTCGGAAGCCCTGGCGATCAACAATCGCCTGGGCCTTACGGACAATCTGGCCCGCTTGAGCAGAAATGTCGGCGTCAATCTCTACAACCTGGGCGCCACGGTCTCCGACGGATCACGGGTCCCCCTTAAACGCGCCCTCAAAAGTCTGCTGGAGAGCCTGGAGACCGTCGATCGATTCGGTGTTACACAGAAAGTGGCAGGACCGGGGCTGATTCAGATCCAGGTCGGGCTGGGCGGAAACGCCGGCGGAGCCGCCGCCGGCTTTGATCGGCGCGGGGAAGAAAAGCTCCTGTTCAGCTTCATCGCCCGTGCGTACGAAGACTTGTCGGAGCCTCAACCGGCCAAGGAATACTACGAGAAGAAATTGGCTCTGATCCAGCCGGCCGGCGACTCACCGCAGGCGGTCGCGGCCCGCGCCGAGGAAGCGGTGGTGCTCAACCGACTGGCCGTGCTGAGCCATGCGCTGGGCCAAACCGACGAGAGCATCCGATACCTGGAGCGATCGCTCGCCCGCACGCGCGAGCTGGGGTTGGACTACGGCACAACGGTCAATCTCTATAACCTCTCCCGCCTGGCGGCGGAGCGCCGCATGGCTGGTGAGGCCATCACGCCCAACTTGATCGACATTCTCACCGAGGGAGTCCAGGCCTTACTCCGAGACTCACAGCCAGACCGGTTGACTCTCTTGCTTCTTTCCAACGTGGCCTTTGTGTTGGCAGCGATGGACGAAGGCACGGTACCGGCAGGCCAGCCATTGGAGCTGGTCGCCCAAACGATCCACCATGTCGCGCGCGCGCGCCAGGATGCAGTCACATTCCTGAAGCGAGCCCTGGACCTCATTGAGCAGCACAAGGTCCTCTCAGGCGAAGAAGCCGATCGGCTGAAACTGATCCTGGCTCTGAACCTGTGGGATTTGGCAACCCAGGCAGGCCATGCCCCCACGGTGGAAAAGCTGGATGGCCTCATCACCGCCCTGGCCGCACAACGGCCGTCTCCCTTCGCCTGGCTGCCTCTGTTTCTGAAGGCGGAACGAACCGCCGATCTGAACCAGCGAACGGCGTTGCTCACGGAAGCGGCAGGTACGCTGCTTCGTGATCCCTCCCACCTGTTCAGCACGGGTGGGCCCGACACTCTGCCGTTGTTGGACGGCCTGGCCTCCCTCACGACCGAGGCCTTGATCAACGGCGGCCGTATCGAGACGGCATTCGAGCTCGGCGAGCAACTCGCCATGCGAAAAACGGCCATGCTGCTCGCCAAACGGTTCGGGGTTGATTTTCTTCTCTCCCACATCGGCGACTACGAGACAGAGTTCCGCACTATTGTGGAACAGATGCAGGCTGCTGCAAGCGAGGGGCAGACTCAGGAACTGAACCGCCTCAACGAGCAATTTCGTGAATTGACCTTCGCTCTGTATGAAGACTATCCCTGGGCCGTGTCGTATCTGCACGAATATGAGCCGGCGCCTCATGTCCTGTCCGATGTGCTTCGGCCCGATACCCCCTATCTCAAAGTCACACCTGGCGCTCACGGCCTTCACGTCCTTCTTCACAGCGGCGAGACGGTCCGCCATGTCCATCTGCCACGCTCTTCAAATCAACCGCCGAGCTTCGATGCGGTGGTATCGCTCCTTGAGAAGGCTTCGGCCATCTACCTGTCCTTGCCGACACATCTGCGTAACGTCATCCTCCCATGGCTCCCCAAACATGCCACCCTCGTGGAGGTGGCGTCAGTGTATGATGTGGTGAACGCCTACCGGCTTCGAACTCTGTTTGCCTCCAGAGTCGCCATCGCCGGCGACGTGCCTTTCACCATGAAGGAAAGAGAGCCGGACAATACCTTCGTTCGGCTGACCGGCGACAGGACCCACGACAGGCCATTGTTGGAAAACCGGCATATCGTCGTCACCACGGGCCCCTACCACGACAACGGATTCGTCATCGGCTCCGACCGTGGTGTCCGTGAGCTGGTGCCCATCACAACCTTGGCAGGCAGACATCGCCATACGGCCATTCTGATGAACCATCGTGTCGATCCGGACACGATGCGGCTCATCCTGGCGCCGGCTCTGATCCGAGCCGGGTTCCCTCATATCCTGGCCACATCGGGAATGGCAGCAGGCGATCGGTCCGTCGCCGCAGACAAGTGGACACCGGACCACACACAGGCCTTCGTCATCTCCTATCTCCAATCGGTTCAATCCCAGCGAGTTGATCGCGCCGCGGCCGCTGCGCCGCGGGAAGTAACCAACCAGAAGGCCACACATCCTTCTTTCCGACTCTACGGCTACATCGGCATGACCCAGGAGGAAAAGGCCTCCTTCGCCGAATCCGAATATCAACGCGCCGTCTCCGACGCCGTGACAGCCTATCAAGCCAAACAGATGGAGATCGCCCTGCGCCGGGCGGAGGATGCCCTCTCCATCCTTCCCTTGACCAAGGCCGGTCATGACTTTCCCAAATTGACCGAGTTGGCCGTGGAGGCGGCCTTCAAGATCGGAAACTACCGCGCGGCGGTAACACACCAGTCTCGGCTGGTCGAACAGCTCACCACCACGGGAGATCAGGGGACCTTGGCGGAGGCCCGGTACCGTTTGGGCATCCTGTATTCCCGACTCGAAGAATTCCAACCAGCCCTGGTTCACCTTGAGGCCGCCATCAACGAGTGGCGGACGCGCGATGAACTGGACCGTTTGGCGGAGGGCGTCGCCACGTTGGGAGTGGTCAAGGAGAACATGGGAGCCTACCCGGAGGCGCTCGACGCCTTCGGACAGTCGTTTGAGCTGTATCAGGAACTGGGCGAGCCGTTGGACGTGGCGGCCCAGCATCGGCGGATCGGCCGCATCCACTATCTCCGTCTGGGACGATATGAGCGGGCGCGGCATCACTTTGCCGCCGCGCTTGAGCAATACCGAAAACAGGGAGCGCGTCGTCTGGAGGCGGAAACCCTGTACGAGATCGGCCTCACTTATGACAAAATCGGTCTCTACGAGGAAGCGGACCGGCAGTACCTCGAAGGCCGCGCCATCGGCACGGAGTTGCAAGACTCAGCCCTTCTGGCCACCGGTTCGCTCTATCTGGCCAACACGGCCTGGTATCGAGGCCAGTATCAAGCGGCCTTCGACCATCTCGAAGCAGCGACCAAAGAGGCGGAACGGGCGCAAGACCCTCGACTCCCGATCATGATCGCGAACACGAGGGCGCTCCTGTACTGGACACTCCACGATCTCGACAAGGCCTTGGTCTATGCGGAACAGGCGGTTTCTCTCGCGGAACGGGCCGAGATCAAGGAGGAGATCGCGTCCTCCCATAACAATCTCGGCCTCATGTTGCGCGAGCGGGGCAAGCTCGACATGGCCTTGGACCATTTCGAACGGGCAAGACAGATCGATGAACAGCAACAGAGCCGATGGGGACTGGGCTATGACCACCGGAACATCGGCATCGCCCTGATGAAACTGGGACGGCTGGCCGACGCGCGAGCCCACTTCGAATCGGCGGAACGACACAGTGCGGCGATCAACAACATCGACAACTGGGTCAAGGCCCTGCTGGAACTGGGCAATGTCCATCGCGAGACCCAGGACTATGACACCGCGCTCGACTACTACCGCCGCGCCTATGACCTGTCCAAACGGTATCACATGAAGGACGTGCTCTGGCGAGCGGCGGCCGGGCAGGGGTCGGTGTTTCGGCTGAGCGGGAAGAAGACCGAAGCGGTCGAGCCCTATCGCGAAGCAGTCGAGATCGTCGAGAGCATGAGGGCCACCCTGACAGTTGAAGAGTTCCGCAACAGCTTCCAGACCAAGACCCAGGACCTCTATCGCGACCTGGTCATCCTGTTGATCGAACTGGGGCGCACCGACGAATCGTTCAACTATCTGGAACGGTCTCGATCGCGAAGTTTCATCGACCTTCTGGCCAACCAGAAGCTCAACTTCAAGACTCAAGCCGATCAACACCTGCTCGATCTGGTCGTGGATCTTCAGACGAAGCTCGACGCTCTCTCAAAAGAACAGGCTTCGTTCGAGCAGCCTCCTGTCGATCTTGTCACCCGCGTCCGACAAGCCAAGACGGCTTATGAGGAAGCATTGGTTCGCCTCAAACGGGCCAGCCCGGAACTGAGCACGTTCGTGGCGGTCGATCCACTGACGATCGAACAGGCTCAGAAACTGCTTGAGCCGGGTGTCGGACTTCTCTCCTACAAGGTCACGGACGACCATGTCTATCTGTGGCTGATCACGGCGTCGGGAACCAGGTTCTATCGGACTCCGACCGCCGCTGGAGAAATCGATCGATTGGTCAGAACCTATCGGGCCAGGGTCCAGAAAATGGAATCGGTCTCCGAAGAGCTGAGCCGGCTTTCTCACCTGTTGATCGAGCCGGCTGCTCAAGACTCGGAGGGGTTGCGATATCTCGGTATCATCCCCGACGGGCCGTTGCACTTCCTCTCGTTCGCGGCCCTGCCTCTCAACACCGGCTCGTTGATCGACGCCTATCCCATCTTCTATTCGCCCTCGGCCTCGGTCTTGAAATTCACCTTCGCCAAACGTAAGGACACGAAACACGCCAAAATCCTGGCGATCGGCAATCCGGATCTCGGCAATTACAATTATCAACTGCCGATGGCCGAATTGGAGGCGCGTAGTATCCGATGGGAATTCCCGAATCTGGACATTCTCACGGGCGCGACGGCCACCAAGGAATGGTTGATCACCAACGTGTCTCGATACGGAGTCATCCATCTGGCCACTCACGGGGAATTCGACGACGTCAATCCTTTATTATCGTCGCTCTGGCTGGCCTCACCCAACCCGAACAACCGAAGGCTCACGGTGCGGGAGGTATTCGGCCTGACGCTGAACGCCGACCTCGTCACCTTGAGCGCCTGCCAGACCGGGCTCGGGCGGTTGGAAGCGGGCGAATTGATCGGTTTGAACCGCGCCTTCATGTACGCCGGCACCCACACGTTGGTATCGGCGCTCTGGCGCGTGGACGACTTGGCGACCTCCCTGCTCATGAAACACTTCTATCGCAACTACGCGCGCCTGGACAAAGCCATGAGCCTTCGGCAGGCTCAATTATTGATCAAAAAGGACTTCCCTCATCCGGCCTATTGGTCGGGGCTGGTATTGGTGGGAGATTACCGGTAA
- a CDS encoding SH3 domain-containing protein, whose protein sequence is MMRDRRVCLAMVTLGTALALVPSLLFAQTMYVSRDEVKLTEEKSPTSKIVETLRRGAQVRVIEKSDRHFKVQAPSGKTGWVFKFTLSDQQVGGGSGGNLLSAVTGDTRIAAREAGTGGSIRGLKETSERYATTKRVDQASKDAVQRMEDRIIPREELLKFQREGSVGEFSGETP, encoded by the coding sequence ATGATGCGTGACCGACGTGTGTGTCTGGCGATGGTGACCTTGGGAACGGCCCTGGCGCTGGTTCCCTCTCTTCTGTTCGCTCAGACCATGTACGTGAGCCGGGATGAGGTCAAGCTGACAGAGGAAAAATCTCCCACCTCCAAGATCGTGGAGACGCTCCGTCGAGGAGCCCAGGTTCGGGTCATCGAGAAGAGCGACCGCCATTTCAAAGTGCAAGCCCCCTCCGGAAAAACCGGCTGGGTCTTTAAGTTTACGCTGAGCGATCAACAGGTCGGCGGAGGAAGCGGCGGGAATCTCCTCTCCGCGGTGACGGGCGACACCCGCATCGCGGCCCGCGAAGCCGGCACCGGCGGCAGCATCAGAGGATTGAAAGAAACCTCGGAACGGTACGCGACGACCAAACGAGTCGATCAGGCAAGCAAAGACGCAGTGCAGAGGATGGAAGACCGCATCATCCCGCGGGAAGAGCTGCTCAAGTTCCAGCGGGAAGGATCGGTCGGAGAATTTTCGGGGGAGACGCCATGA
- a CDS encoding M48 family metallopeptidase produces MNGTMKRIMKRTWMVTFVSLALVSGTVDQSWGILDQLLSPPAEKKPSQPKGQPQPSEQKGLVDGIGGLLGAKEKDIGLIKKGLKAAQALQPIGLEEEIAIGQAVAIEAFARFGGEYKDEALTTYVNLVGRTVAEVSDRPELTYRFAILNSREQNAFAAPGGYIFVTIGLLKTLKNEAELAGVLAHEVAHVTQKHMLKTLQRSAILANVSEFSLSAMNKDPKLFSNVIDAATDMLFEKGLDKEMEFEADTVGMEYTYRAGYHPNGLRDYLATLKAQEGTADSRFFSTHPSTGERLRRATDTASRYTGASKYPYLTERFRSRMGPA; encoded by the coding sequence ATGAACGGAACCATGAAGCGGATCATGAAGAGAACATGGATGGTCACGTTTGTGTCTCTCGCGTTGGTGAGCGGGACCGTGGACCAATCATGGGGGATTTTGGACCAACTGCTCTCGCCTCCCGCCGAAAAGAAACCAAGCCAACCAAAAGGCCAACCCCAACCCTCCGAGCAAAAGGGTCTGGTTGACGGGATCGGCGGATTGCTGGGAGCCAAGGAGAAAGACATCGGCCTCATCAAGAAGGGACTTAAGGCCGCCCAGGCCCTTCAGCCGATTGGGCTTGAAGAAGAGATTGCCATCGGCCAAGCCGTGGCCATTGAAGCGTTCGCCCGATTCGGGGGCGAATACAAGGACGAAGCGCTCACGACCTATGTCAACTTGGTGGGAAGGACCGTCGCGGAGGTCTCGGATCGGCCAGAACTGACCTACCGGTTCGCGATTTTGAACAGCCGCGAGCAGAACGCCTTCGCGGCGCCGGGCGGCTATATCTTCGTCACGATCGGCCTGCTCAAGACACTCAAGAACGAGGCCGAGCTGGCCGGCGTGTTGGCGCACGAGGTCGCGCACGTCACGCAAAAACACATGCTGAAGACGCTCCAGCGAAGCGCGATCCTGGCCAACGTGTCCGAATTCAGCTTGAGCGCGATGAACAAGGATCCCAAATTGTTCTCGAATGTCATCGATGCGGCGACCGACATGCTGTTCGAAAAGGGGCTCGACAAGGAGATGGAGTTCGAGGCCGATACCGTTGGAATGGAATACACCTACCGAGCCGGCTACCATCCGAACGGTTTGAGAGATTACCTGGCCACGCTCAAGGCACAGGAGGGAACGGCCGACTCGCGATTCTTCTCAACCCATCCCTCGACCGGAGAACGATTGAGGCGGGCAACGGACACGGCGAGCCGTTACACGGGAGCAAGCAAGTACCCCTATCTGACTGAACGGTTTCGCTCGCGCATGGGCCCGGCATAG